From one Drosophila gunungcola strain Sukarami chromosome 2R unlocalized genomic scaffold, Dgunungcola_SK_2 000006F, whole genome shotgun sequence genomic stretch:
- the LOC128254939 gene encoding BTB/POZ domain-containing protein Tiwaz isoform X2, whose amino-acid sequence MDRERERDVKALEPRDLSSTGRIYARSDIKISSSPTVSPTISNSSSPTPTPPASSSVTPLGLPGAVAAAAAAVGGGASSAGASSYLHGNHKPITGIPCVAAASRYTAPVHIDVGGTIYTSSLETLTKYPESKLAKLFNGQIPIVLDSLKQHYFIDRDGGMFRHILNFMRNSRLLIAEDFPDLELLLEEARYYEVEPMIKQLESMRKDRVRNGNYLVAPPTPPTRHIKTSPRTSASPECNYEVVALHISPDLGERIMLSAERALLDELFPEASQATQSSRSGVSWNQGDWGQIIRFPLNGYCKLNSVQVLTRLLNAGFTIEASVGGQQFSEYLLARRVPM is encoded by the exons ATGGATCGAGAGCGAGAAAGAGATGTCAAGGCCTTGGAGCCACGCGACTTGTCCTCCACGGGCCGAATTTACGCCAGAAGCGACATTAAAATCAG CTCCTCGCCCACCGTCTCGCCAACGATCTCAAACTCCTCTTCGCCCACACCGACGCCACCCGCCAGTTCCTCAGTGACGCCGCTGGGATTGCCCGGAGCCGTGgcagctgctgccgccgccgtcGGAGGAGGAGCCTCCTCGGCGGGGGCCAGTTCCTATTTGCACGGCAACCACAAGCCCATCACCGGCATTCCGTGTGTGGCCGCCGCCTCCCGCTACACGGCCCCCGTTCACATCGATGTGGGCGGGACCATCTACACCAGCTCGCTGGAGACACTCACCAAGTATCCGGAGTCGAAGCTGGCCAAGCTCTTCAACGGCCAGATACCCATCGTGCTGGACTCGCTGAAGCAGCACTATTTCATCGATCGCGACGGGGGCATGTTCCGCCACATTCTGAACTTTATGAGAAACTCAAGACTTCTGATTGCCGAGGACTTTCCGGAcctggagctgctgctggaggAGGCTCGCTACTACGAGGTGGAGC CGATGATTAAGCAGCTGGAGAGCATGCGCAAGGATCGCGTTCGCAACGGCAACTATTTGGTGGCGCCACCCACTCCACCGACTCGCCACATCAAGACGAGCCCGAGGACCAGCGCATCGCCCGAGTGCAATTACGAGGTAGTGGCGCTGCACATCTCGCCGGACCTCGGCGAGCGCATTATGCTGTCGGCGGAACGGGCTCTGCTCGACGAGCTCTTCCCGGAGGCCAGCCAGGCGACACAGTCGAGTCGCAGCGGCGTGTCCTGGAACCAGGGCGACTGGGGGCAAATCATCCGCTTCCCCCTCAACGGCTACTGCAAGCTGAACTCGGTGCAGGTGCTCACGCGGCTGCTCAACGCCGGCTTCACCATCGAGGCCAGCGTTGGGGGCCAGCAGTTCTCCGAGTATCTGCTGGCACGACGCGTCCCAATGTGA
- the LOC128254935 gene encoding LOW QUALITY PROTEIN: epidermal growth factor receptor (The sequence of the model RefSeq protein was modified relative to this genomic sequence to represent the inferred CDS: deleted 2 bases in 2 codons) yields the protein MLLRRRNGLCLPLLLLLLVHCICIWPASAVRDRYARQNNRQRHQDLDRDRDRDRFVYRSSSARDRQRGGANFALGLGPGGVTIPTSLEDQKPNEFVKGKICIGTKSRLSVPSNKEHHYRNLKDRYTNCTYVDGNLELTWLPNENLDLSFLENIREVTGYILISHVDVKQVVFPKLQIIRGRTLFSLSVEEDKYALFVTYSRMYTLEIPDLRDVLNGYVGFHNNYNLCHMRTINWTEIVSSGVDAYYKYNFTAPERECPKCHDKCLKGCWGEGMHNCQKFSKVTCSPQCAGGRCYGPQPRQCCHLFCAGGCTGPTQKDCIACKNFFDEGVCKEECPPMRKYNPTTYVLEANPEGKYAYGATCVKECPGHLLRDNGACVRSCPQDKMAKAGECVPCYGPCPKTCTGVSVLHAGNIDSFRNCTVIDGNIRILDQTFSGFQDVYPNYTMGARYIPLDPERLEVFSTVKEITGYLNIEGTHPRFRNLSYFRNLETIHGRQLMESMFAALAIVKSSLYSLEMRNLKQISSGSVVIQHNRDLCYVGNIRWPAIQMEKDQKVWVNENLRAELCEKNGTICSDQCNEDGCWGAGTDQCLTCKNFNFNGTCIADCRNISNAYQFDKNTCMVCHPECRTCTGSGADHCEECVHVRDEQHCVSECPENKYNDRGVCRKCHATCEGCTGPKDTIGMGACKTCNLAIINTDATVERCLLKDDKCPDGYYWEYVHPQEQGSLKPLAGKAVCRKCHPLCELCTNYGFHEQVCSKCKGYKRKEQCENECPANHYTDEERRECFECHPECKGCTGPGADDCLACINFKLFDANETGSYGNSTMFNCTSKCPQEFRHVNYQSQIIGPYCASSPPRSSKMTANLDVNMIFIITGAVLVPTICILCVVTYICRQKQKAKKETVKMTMALSGCEDSEPLRPSNIGANLCKLRIVKDAELRKGGVLGMGAFGRVYKGVWVPEGENVKIPVAIKELLKSTGAESSEEFLREAYIMASVEHANLLKLLAVCMSSQMMLITQLMPLGCLLDYVRSNRDKIGSKALLNWSTQIAKGMSYLEEKRLVHRDLAARNVLVQTPSLVKITDFGLAKLLSSDSNEYKAAGGKMPIKWLALECIRNRVFTSKSDVWAFGVTIWELLTFGQRPHENIPAKDIPDLIEVGLKLDQPGICSLDIYCTLLSCWHLDAAMRPTFKQLTTVFAEFARDPGRYLAIPGDKFTRLPAYTSKDEKDLIRKLAPPSTDGSEAIAEPDEYLQPKTGPGPSHRTDGTDEIPKLNRYCKDPSNKNSSGGDDETDSAAREVGVGNLRLDLPVDEDDYLVPTCQTGPSSNNNNTNNPNQNNMAAVGVGVGVAAGYMDLIGVPVSVDNPEYLLNAQALGVGEAPIPTQTIGIPVMAVPGTMEVKIPMPGSEPTSSDHEYYNDTQRELQPLHRNRNTETRV from the exons ATGCTGCTGCGACGGCGCAACGGCCTTTGCCTCcccctcctgctgctgctcttggtccactgcatttgcatttggccCGCTTCGGCGGTCCGCGATCGCTACGCCCGCCAAAACAATCGCCAGCGCCATCAGGACTTGGATCgagatcgggatcgggatcggttCGTCTATCGCAGCAGTTCGGCGAGGGATCGGCAGAGGGGCGGGGCCAACTTCGCCCTGGGACTTGGACCCGGTGGCGTTACCATTCCCACCAGTCTGGAGGATCAGAAGCCCAACGAGTTTGTCAAGGGAAAAA TCTGCATCGGCACCAAATCCCGGCTGTCGGTGCCCTCGAACAAGGAGCACCATTACCGGAATCTCAAAGATCGGTACACAAACTGCACGTATGTGGATGGCAACCTGGAGCTGACCTGGCTGCCCAACGAGAATCTGGACCTGAGCTTCCTGGAAAACATTCGGGAGGTCACCGGTTATATACTGATCAGTCATGTGGACGTCAAGCAAGTGGTGTTTCCAAA ACTGCAAATTATACGCGGTCGCACGCTGTTCAGTTTGTCGGTGGAGGAGGACAAGTACGCCCTGTTCGTCACCTACTCC AGGATGTACACGCTGGAGATTCCCGACCTGCGCGACGTGCTGAATGGCTACGTGGGCTTCCACAACAACTACAACCTCTGCCACATGCGGACGATCAATTGGACGGAGATCGTGTCCAGCGGCGTGGATGCGTACTACAAGTACAACTTCACGGCGCCGGAACGGGAGTGTCCGAAGTGTCACGACAAGTGCCTGAAGGGATGTTGGGGCGAGGGTATGCACAACTGCCAGAAGTTCAGCAAGGTGACCTGTTCGCCGCAGTGCGCCGGCGGTAGGTGCTACGGGCCGCAGCCGCGGCAGTGCTGCCACCTCTTCTGCGCCGGAGGATGCACTGGGCCCACGCAGAAGGACTGCATCGCCTGCAAGAACTTCTTCGACGAGGGCGTCTGCAAGGAGGAGTGCCCGCCGATGCGAAAGTACAACCCCACCACCTATGTGCTGGAGGCCAATCCGGAGGGCAAGTACGCCTACGGGGCCACCTGTGTGAAGGAGTGTCCGGGCCACCTGTTGCGCGACAATGGCGCCTGTGTGCGCAGCTGCCCGCAGGACAAGATGGCCAAGGCGGGCGAGTGTGTTCCCTGCTACGGCCCCTGCCCCAAGACATGCACGGGCGTCAGCGTCCTGCATGCCGGCAACATCGATTCCTTCCGCAACTGCACGGTGATCGATGGCAACATCCGCATCCTC GATCAAACCTTCTCGGGCTTCCAGGACGTCTACCCCAACTACACGATGGGCGCACGCTACATACCCCTGGATCCGGAGCGACTGGAGGTCTTCTCCACGGTGAAGGAGATCACCGGCTATCTAAACATTGAGGGCACCCATCCGCGCTTCCGCAACCTGTCCTACTTTCGCAACCTGGAGACCATCCATGGCCGCCAGCTGATGGAGAGCATGTTTGCCGCGTTGGCCATCGTCAAGTCCTCGCTGTACAGCCTCGAGATGCGCAATCTCAAGCAGATCAGCTCCGGCAGCGTGGTCATCCAGCACAACCGGGACCTCTGCTACGTGGGCAACATTCGGTGGCCGGCCATCCAGATGGAGAAGGATCAGAAGGTGTGGGTCAACGAGAATCTCAGGGCGGAACTGTGTg AGAAAAACGGAACCATTTGTTCGGATCAGTGCAACGAGGATGGCTGCTGGGGAGCTGGCACGGATCAGTGCCTCACCTGCAAGAACTTCAACTTCAATGGCACCTGCATAGCCGACTGTCGTAATATATCCAA TGCCTACCAGTTCGACAAGAACACGTGCATGGTGTGCCATCCGGAGTGCCGGACTTGCACGGGATCCGGGGCAGACCACTGCGAGGAGTGTGTCCATGTGCGGGACGAGCAGCACTGCGTGTCCGAGTGTCCGGAGAACAAGTACAACGATCGGGGCGTGTGCCGCAAGTGCCATGCCACGTGCGAGGGATGCACGGGACCCAAGGACACCATCGGCATGGGGGCGTGCAAGACCTGCAACCTGGCCATCATCAACACAGACGCCACGGTCGAGCGCTGCCTGCTGAAGGACGACAAGTGTCCGGACGGCTACTACTGGGAGTATGTGCATCCGCAGGAGCAGGGATCGCTCAAGCCACTGGCCGGCAAGGCGGTGTGCCGGAAGTGCCATCCGCTCTGCGAACTGTGCACCAACTACGGCTTCCACGAGCAGGTGTGCTCCAAGTGCAAGGGCTACAAGCGGAAGGAGCAGTGCGAGAACGAGTGTCCTGCCAACCACTACACGGACGAGGAGCGGCGCGAGTGCTTTGAGTGCCATCCGGAGTGCAAGGGGTGCACGGGTCCGGGCGCCGACGATTGTCTGGCCTGCATCAACTTCAAGCTGTTCGACGCCAACGAGACGGGCTCGTATGGCAACTCAACGATGTTCAACTGCACCTCCAAGTGCCCGCAGGAGTTCAGGCATGTAAACTACCAGTCGCAGATCATTGGACCCTACTGCGCCTCCAGTCCACCGCGGAGCAGCAAGATGACGGCCAATCTGGATGTCAATATGATCTTTATTATCACCGGAGCTGTTCTGGTGCCCACCATCTGCATCCTGTGCGTGGTCACCTACATTTGCCGGCAGAAGCAGAAGGCCAAGAAGGAGACGGTCAAGATGACCATGGCCCTGTCCGGCTGCGAGGATTCCGAGCCGCTGCGTCCCTCAAACATTGGCGCCAATCTGTGCAAGCTGCGCATTGTCAAGGACGCGGAGTTGCGCAAGGGCGGAGTCCTGGGAATGGGCGCCTTCGGACGCGTGTACAAGGGCGTCTGGGTGCCGGAGGGTGAGAATGTCAAGATACCGGTGGCCATCAAGGAGCTGCTTAAGTCCACGGGCGCCGAGTCCAGCGAGGAGTTCCTGCGTGAGGCGTACATTATGGCCTCCGTGGAGCATGCCAATCTGCTGAAGCTGCTGGCCGTCTGCATGTCCTCGCAAATGATGCTCATCACCCAGCTGATGCCGCTGGGCTGCCTGCTGGACTATGTGCGCAGCAACCGCGACAAGATCGGCTCCAAGGCGCTGCTCAACTGGAGCACCCAGATCGCCAAGGGCATGTCGTATCTGGAGGAGAAGCGACTGGTCCATCGCGACTTGGCCGCCCGCAATGTGCTGGTGCAGACGCCCTCGCTGGTGAAGATCACGGACTTTGGGCTGGCCAAGCTGCTCAGCAGCGACTCCAACGAGTACAAGGCGGCCGGCGGCAAGATGCCCATCAAGTGGCTGGCCCTGGAGTGCATCCGCAACCGCGTCTTCACCAGCAAGTCGGACGTGTGGGCCTTCGGGGTGACCATTTGGGAGCTGCTGACCTTCGGCCAGCGACCGCACGAGAACATACCGGCCAAGGACATACCCGATCTCATCGAGGTCGGCCTGAAGCTGGACCAGCCGGGCATCTGTTCGCTGGACATCTACTGCACCCTGCTCTCGTGCTGGCATTTGGATGCGGCCATGCGGCCGACCTTCAAGCAGCTGACCACGGTCTTCGCCGAGTTCGCCCGAGATCCGGGTCGCTATCTGGCCATCCCCGGCGACAAGTTCACCCGCCTGCCGGCCTACACGAGCAAGGATGAGAAGGATCTCATCCGGAAGCTGGCGCCGCCCAGCACAGATGGCTCCGAGGCGATTGCGGAGCCGGACGAGTACCTGCAGCCAAAGACGGGGCCGGGTCCTAGCCACCGCACCGATGGCACCGATGAGATACCCAAGCTGAATCGCTACTGCAAGGATCCCAGCAACAAGAACTCCAGTGGCGGCGACGATGAGACCGACTCGGCTGCTCGGGAGGTGGGTGTGGGTAATCTGCGCCTGGACCTGCCGGTCGATGAGGATGACTACTTGGTGCCCACATGCCAGACGgggcccagcagcaacaacaacaacaccaacaatCCCAACCAAAACAACATGGCAgcggtgggcgtgggcgtgggcgtggccgctGGCTACATGGATCTCATCGGAGTGCCCGTGAGCGTGGACAATCCGGAGTATCTGTTGAATGCCCAGGCTCTGGGCGTGGGCGAGGCGCCGATACCGACGCAGACCATCGGGATACCGGTGATGGCAGTGCCGGGCACCATGGAGGTCAAGATCCCGATGCCCGGCAGTGAGCCAACCAGCTCCGACCACGAGTACTACAACGACACTCAGCGGGAGCTGCAGCCGCTGCACCGAAACCGCAACACGGAGACGAGGGTGTAG
- the LOC128254939 gene encoding BTB/POZ domain-containing protein Tiwaz isoform X1, giving the protein MQVRTPFVALDQRSPLTVDSSCPKRKKCDMDRERERDVKALEPRDLSSTGRIYARSDIKISSSPTVSPTISNSSSPTPTPPASSSVTPLGLPGAVAAAAAAVGGGASSAGASSYLHGNHKPITGIPCVAAASRYTAPVHIDVGGTIYTSSLETLTKYPESKLAKLFNGQIPIVLDSLKQHYFIDRDGGMFRHILNFMRNSRLLIAEDFPDLELLLEEARYYEVEPMIKQLESMRKDRVRNGNYLVAPPTPPTRHIKTSPRTSASPECNYEVVALHISPDLGERIMLSAERALLDELFPEASQATQSSRSGVSWNQGDWGQIIRFPLNGYCKLNSVQVLTRLLNAGFTIEASVGGQQFSEYLLARRVPM; this is encoded by the exons GAAAAAATGCGATATGGATCGAGAGCGAGAAAGAGATGTCAAGGCCTTGGAGCCACGCGACTTGTCCTCCACGGGCCGAATTTACGCCAGAAGCGACATTAAAATCAG CTCCTCGCCCACCGTCTCGCCAACGATCTCAAACTCCTCTTCGCCCACACCGACGCCACCCGCCAGTTCCTCAGTGACGCCGCTGGGATTGCCCGGAGCCGTGgcagctgctgccgccgccgtcGGAGGAGGAGCCTCCTCGGCGGGGGCCAGTTCCTATTTGCACGGCAACCACAAGCCCATCACCGGCATTCCGTGTGTGGCCGCCGCCTCCCGCTACACGGCCCCCGTTCACATCGATGTGGGCGGGACCATCTACACCAGCTCGCTGGAGACACTCACCAAGTATCCGGAGTCGAAGCTGGCCAAGCTCTTCAACGGCCAGATACCCATCGTGCTGGACTCGCTGAAGCAGCACTATTTCATCGATCGCGACGGGGGCATGTTCCGCCACATTCTGAACTTTATGAGAAACTCAAGACTTCTGATTGCCGAGGACTTTCCGGAcctggagctgctgctggaggAGGCTCGCTACTACGAGGTGGAGC CGATGATTAAGCAGCTGGAGAGCATGCGCAAGGATCGCGTTCGCAACGGCAACTATTTGGTGGCGCCACCCACTCCACCGACTCGCCACATCAAGACGAGCCCGAGGACCAGCGCATCGCCCGAGTGCAATTACGAGGTAGTGGCGCTGCACATCTCGCCGGACCTCGGCGAGCGCATTATGCTGTCGGCGGAACGGGCTCTGCTCGACGAGCTCTTCCCGGAGGCCAGCCAGGCGACACAGTCGAGTCGCAGCGGCGTGTCCTGGAACCAGGGCGACTGGGGGCAAATCATCCGCTTCCCCCTCAACGGCTACTGCAAGCTGAACTCGGTGCAGGTGCTCACGCGGCTGCTCAACGCCGGCTTCACCATCGAGGCCAGCGTTGGGGGCCAGCAGTTCTCCGAGTATCTGCTGGCACGACGCGTCCCAATGTGA